In Vigna angularis cultivar LongXiaoDou No.4 chromosome 8, ASM1680809v1, whole genome shotgun sequence, the DNA window GTTGAAAATCCTTGTCAAGACAATCTACTCCTAGATGCATTTCAATGTAGGCCATTACCATGCCCAGAGTTCACGATCAACCTTCCTGGCTTTCTCGGCCATCACTGAACTTATGAAAAAGGAAGATGGAACTTTTCGTTTGGAGaatctataaattttaatgcCCTGTGATTATGAACATATTGTTGTATTGTATTACTTCATCTCGCCATGTATACACTGATAAGATCTAGTAGTTCGGAGGCAAACGTATTCTAAAATATGATGGAATTGCTGATATATTGTCAACAAGCTTTCAGCGTAAAAATGGACTGCAATCGCACAGAAAAACAgttaatttttagggtttggAAGTTGCTATAAAAGAATTATGATATCCCAGTTGAGTTTTTTTTGTGCTTGGACCTATTTCTTGGGGACTTTCTTGGGAAACATTCTACagaagttatataattttagaaaataattttggcGTACATTGTACCTTCTAAGAACATACAAACTGTACAACAGAATCCTCATCTAAATATATTAGAAGAATACAAATATTGTCCTCCAAATTATTTCTCACAAATTGAATACGTTTACACTGTAAAAGACTGTAAAAgagtaaagaaaatgaagagacAATTTAATCACCCCTGAATATCGCAAAATAAACCAGCAAGAAACAGGTCCTCGACGaatcataatttaaaatccAACTATGGAATATAAAATGTATTCAACATATTTTGAGTTAGACTGTACAATTCAACATAAAATGTATGAACTGAGGCAGAGATAAAAACGTATTATTCATcgtcttcctcatcttcatcgcCAGCAGCCCCTGCTTCATCTCCAATGCCTTCAAGTAGTTTGTCAACATCCTCACCCAACTCCAACAATCTTGCACTAAGTTTGTCTACCTTGCTTTGTTCTTGCCCGAGGCATAcaagcagatcattcagttcAGCCTCGCTTTCCTTCTGAGCTTCTTCCCTAGCCTCAGATTTTATTGCTTCCACATCTGGGAATGTTGAGTGCCCTTCTCTCTTCAGTGCTTTCACCTCATTCTCCAATTGCAAGTTAGCCTGCTCAAGACTATTGTAGGCATCGGACAGACTCCTTAGATCGGCTTCTGTCTTTCCCGCTAAATTCCGATACATTATTGCCTCTGATTCAACTTTGGCCCTTTCTTCCTTGAGCTTCTCCAATCTTTGAGATGCTTCTTGGAGATCTCTACGGAATGTCTCTATTTGGATTCTGTCTGAGCCCCCACTCCCCTTTTGCTCAGGCTGCAAAGTACTGCCTGTCTTAGCCAGGTCCTCAGCCAGAGTAGCATTTCGAAGTACAAGATCCTGAGATGATGACATAAAAAACTAATCACCAATCAGATACATATAGAGGCAAGTGCTTTGCCTCCTGCATCCTACATACTTCCGATTGTAATGAGATCTCACTCTTATTCAACACAGGAACATGTCAAAGTAATCATTATTAACACACCAAGTTACTATTAGTCCATAATAATGGACTAATGTGAAAACCAGCACAAAACTTGACAAGCTGGAAAAATTCAAAGATGTAAGCTGGCTCCAGTATATAGTAGTAAACACATAACAAGAATGTTCTTGGTATTGTTATCATGTGCATACCATTTAAAACTAATTCCAGAATCTCATTTTAGCAAATGGAATATGAAGGTATATTTTAGTACATTCAACCTGCACCTTCCTAATTGAAGTCAGGTAGCGTACCTTAAAAAAACAGATTCATGACTCACCTGTATCTCAGAGCACTGTTTCTCAACAAAAGACTTCATCCGCTTTATGTACTCAGCATCACTTTCATCGCTTCTCTGCTCTAATTCTGCTGGCACTACTGCCACCTTCATTTTTGGACGACTAAAAACCTCCACAATCTGTTCTCTAATATCTGCCTCTAAACTTTTGACAAGGTTCACAAAGTTGGAATCCAAGATTGAAGAGAGAATTGGATGGTCcagatttttcttttctgacaAATCATTGTCATCTACATCTTCAATATCTACCATGCTAGACGTTGAAGATCTAGTAAATGATTGGTAGGTCAGGGATGACTTCACACTGACAAAAATTGAACTTTTCTGCATCTcgtcaaattttaaaaagtatgaaCTGAGCCCAATTTTCTGACTTATTGCATCAACAATGGCAAATGCATCTTTTCCACTGTCAGTGGATTTGTTATATATCACGCATTCACCCAGGACTACAGCTGCAAAACCCCTTATACACACTGTTTCAGACAAATTTGATACCAGCTCAAGAAGATAAGTAAGGTGGGGGCGTGCATCTAGGAAGCATTGCACTGCACTGGGGCAATCTGCTAGCCAGGTAATCAGTAATTTCAAGATAATGGCCTGAACATAAGAATTTTCTGATGTACTAAACTTTCCAACTTGAGATTTCATAGAAGAAGCAATAGCCAAATATTTCACCATTCGATGCATTAGCGGCTCTAGAGCTCCTAAAGATTGCATGGGTGCTGCCTCAATTTCAATTTGTAAAACCTGCAACTTCTCTTGTAAGATTtctcaaaacatttttttttaaatctcacTTCATACATACACAAATCTAGAAAAACCAACATCTAGCACAAACAAACGTTCCAGGTAGCCCATGCCACAAACTTCTGAATAACAAATCGTACTTGCATAAAAAGCATTTACAAGTTGAATGTATGCATTCCACAATCTACCTATTGCTATATGCTAAAGAATGAAACACGTTAATTTCTCAATTTTGAATAAGCTATTGCATGTCAAATAGATTATCAACTTTGAACACTTACAGTTTAGTTTATTAGTACAATTCCTTTTACTCTTTAGTCATCTAATCTTGTTAAAGGGTCTAATGATAACTTCTCTCTTCAAATTTAATCCTGAATACAGAACAATTTATCAACTTCAATATTTAAAGAGGTGGAGGCAAGAAAAGGATCTGTGACTTGGATAATTTTCTCCTCTCTTTTCAACGAGTAAAAGCAAACTTTTGGGGGTTTGAGGAACTTAAATTTAAAGGGTAACCGAAAGATAAGTGAGTGTACCACAGCTGATGTACTACACACACTCATACACATACAcgcacatacatatatatatatatatatatatatatatatatatatatgaaagatGAGAACAAATACGCTACAAGAAAAAGGCTACAGCCTGTGACTATAAAAGATGAGAACTAAGTACGATACAAGAAAAAGGCTACAGCCTGTGACTCTAACAGTAAACTAGatacatttatttatgaaaGATGAGAACAAGTACGATACAAGAAAAAGGCTACAGCCTATGACTCTAAAACTAGATACATTCAAAAAGGGAACCTCTATAAAAGCTAcacaacaaataataaacaattatttaacGTTGGAGCATATAAATTGTATTCatcaagcttggaacatataaattgaattatagGCCCTTTTAAAGAGTTAGAATGTCAGCATGTTGATCATTAGAGCTAATAAATTCAGTACTATGTTCCTTGGACAACAACTTCTCCCTAATAAAATGGCATTCGATCTCTATGTTTGGTTCACTCATGAAATACTGAATCAAGGCAATATGAAGCACAGTTTGATTATCACAGTACAATTTGgtctgcttaatttcacaaaatttcaacaCTCTTCAAGGAGCTGTTTAGTCCACACAATTTCACAAGGGGTCAAGGTCATAGATCTAGGTTTAGCTTCCACACTAGAACGGACagcaacactttgtttcttgctcTTCCAAGGCATAATGTTCCCTCAAATGAATAGACAATATCCTATCAATGGGGCAATCTACCCAAtttgcatcacaatacccaagCATTAGAGAATCTCCATTGtcatcatacaacaatccctTTCCAAGAGCCTTTTTGACATATTTGAAAATGTGAAGCACAATTCAATGGACAATGTCGTATGGTGGATCTActatcaattttattctttatgaTGACTTTTTCAGCTATATAACTCATTATTTATGCATAAAGATTAAACCCGGATGGACTGAAAGTCTTCAACTCTGCCATAACAAGCAGCAAAATATAGCACAAAATACATTAAGTGGGAAATATTGGCATACCTTTTCCTTGCATTGGAGATGGTCCTTCAATATATGAGATAAAACACTAGCAGCTCGGCAAGAAATCTACATTTTTAATACAATGTCAGATAATTATCATGGTAAAATGTCACAAAAACTTCCTTCCATGGTACAAATAAAAAGCCATAGCTTATTAGAATTTCCACCCCATGGAATTAGCACGCAagcaaaattaatttgaaatagaCACATTTCAAATAGGTAGTCACATACATATCACATACCTCAAGATCACCATTTTCACCCAAAGTAAGACCGTGTAATAGCATGCTGAAAAGGAACAGTCAACAATCTTTAAGCTGATTGAAGATAGCACATTATCAAAAGGCAAGGGAGTCATTAACGCACCACCAATAAAACAAACCTGCCAAAAGACATACTGACATCGTCCTCAAGGAATGCATGGTTCATTGAATATGGCTGTGGAATTAATGTAGATGCCAGCATTGATTGACCATCCgcatttttctattttagatATGATTAATCAAGGGAGGAGTAGAAACCATAAGTATGTAGAGAAAAGCATAAACACACATCAGTCAAAATTTATTAACTGGGGTGTGGTGACGAGGAATTTTGTATGCCATAAATCAATAAAGAAATATGCACAACCAACCTCACAAaagctttttaaaatataatcagCAGCTATGAATTCTTGCATGTTAGAAGTTCTCAAAAGGATTCTAAGTATAGAGTTCAGAGCAGGTTCAACTTGGGGCTCTTCTCCAAGAACTTTGCCAGCAAGAAGATCGCGATTCTTTGAATCTCCAACAATCAAATCACCAATGCATTGCATTGCCTGACAAAGATAGCAATATAAAACCAAACATCCTTTGTACTTCTTCGAACAGAAAAAATTCTCACAAACTAAGAATTTcaagaacaaaaaaaagaatAGCAATGCCACAATTAAAATGGAAATGGAACAACTActcaaacaaaaaagaaaatgttcTTTTAACTATATGTGAATCAAAAGTGAGGTGGATGCATCATGCATGGACCGATTAGTAACAATCCGCTACAAGTTCAATTGATTCCTTGACAACAAGACTAgctttttacttaattttacaaatgtCTATTGAACAACAACTTCTATGCCAAATACAAGCATAATATCACTTTCTCATTACTTATAACATCTAATCGATATATGTTAGAATTATACCATTTTCACAATATACAACCACATCTAAATGTCACAAGTAATGTAAGGAATGAAAGATAATGAAAGCATGAAGGGAAATTCcagtttgtgtttgtgtattaTTTACCACAGCTTTTTTATGTTCGAAATAAATACATCAAAGCATTGTATGTGAGAAAGGCAAGTTATCTTACCGCACAGCGAATAGCAACAGGTACCCATTGGCTTTCAACACCTAATATTAACAAATGTTCCAATACTTTTTTCTACAACAAATCAACAAAAACTGCAGAATAAGATCGCCAGATTGCTATTTTATGCAAGCATCACAAGTCTAAGTTCACGACAAACCTGAACCAGAGTAGTTTTATTTGCCTGTTTATTCATATCTTTCCCAGGATCAGACTCAGAACCTCCCTTTAGTAACAATTTAATGGTTTCTAATGCACTTAGCAGATTGATTGTCTACTGGCATGGTATTTATAAGAAAGAGTTAGCTATAAGGGTTCACCAACAGCATGAACTAAAgtgaaaaattgaaagaatCTAACCTTTTGTTGATTAAAAGTGAAACTACTTCCTCTCAGCTTCAAAATCAAAACCAACGAGTCAAGTCCTACAGTCTCTCTTAGTAGCACCTGAACCATACATAATTGAAATTAGAACCAGGTTTAGCACTGGATAAACACAGTAGAACGAACAAACCTGATTAGATGCATTGCTACGTAGCAAATTGTTCAACAATTCAAGACAATCCTGCAAAGAAACCTTAGAATAAATATCTACACCAAAAGCAATATAAAGCTTAACCATGCTCAAAATATATTACATgaataagaattatatttagataaaaaaaatatttggtcAAAACTGCAAGGGAATTTCAGTGCCTTGTACAAACAACACAAGATGAcaaataatacaattttgaCTACATTTTGATTTTGCCTCTTTTGtttatttcatgttttaatttaCCATATCTAAATCTGAAAATGTAATCAAGTGATGGAAACCAAAAACAGtccataaaaattattattggcTGTGGCCTTTAAACACTATTGTTGAAAATCCCACATTGACTAGATATATAGCAAAACTGTAGTTTGTAAGTGTATGCAAATTTCATTTTACAAACTAATTTTGTaagattaagtttaaattaaaattcaatttctaaGATGGTATCAAAGTTTATCAAAACAAGATTTGTTCAGTCTATCGTGTCACCTGTTATCAAATCGCTATGGGATCACCTACAAATATCTAATGCTGGAGATGTTCAATCCTGGGATTAAGAGAGTGTGTTAGGATCTCACCTAGCTTTATGAGATTTAGTTAGGATTATAGTCCACCTTCTAAGAactattgactcaattttagaAGCAGGAGCATGTATACTCACTTGccttttatatttatgtaaaaaaggattttaccaaaagaaaaaaaaaatacaagtgcatgttcaataatcatgcattaataTCATACATCATGTAGGTCATACAGCAAGTGAAATAAAGTACCATCAAATTAATCATTTATCACCTGTACTACAACCCCACCATCTGAATTCCCCTCCTCTTTTATGATACCAAAAATCTTCTCAAATGCACCTTCAAAGACGAGAATCTTTTGAATCTCCTAtaatcattaaatttatttagatgaCACACATCAACTATTCAATAAGAAACAagttttaaaaggaaaaaatttgAAATGGGTAAAAGGTTACCTCAGCTTCGCGGGTCAGATGAGTGAGAAGCAATAATGCCTCGTTCCTTATTACCTGGAAGGTAAACCTTGATCATTTTCCCAGTATAAACAATAGTCCCAAGCATCAATATGCTCAAACAGAATTAGTATTTATCGGGCTttctcttaaaagaaaagagtgGCGAACAAAACTTATCAGATGATTTCCAACTGTACATATTGAGAATTTAAGCGAACAGATTGCACCATCAATTTATTATCAGTGAATTTGTTAAACAAACATATTTAGTGCAGACTTAtgacaaaaaaacaacaattaagTCAGAAAAGGTTACTAAAATTATTAGAACTTTAAGTTTTGTACCTCACGATCCATAAGCATGTCCATTAGTCGAGTTATACCTCGAGGGATGGTCAATATCGCTTCCTGTAACCTGAAGAGGAAGCCAGCAAGGATGCAGTGAGCTAGATGACTTTTCAATTCTttgaaattaaactaaaatggaAGCTACAAAGCCAATACCTCTGTGGAGAATTGGTGAGAAGGGCAGTCAAAATTTGCAGAGTGTAATACCGTACATAGAAATCATCTTCTTCCTATCAAGGTACACCCAAAAGCAAAAATAACTTAGAaaacatttcaatttatatacATGCGTCCAGATATCAAGGAAACTTTCAGTGATATATCTGAGAATACATCCCTTGATTCTAGAAAAGAAATCCTTACCAACAAACTTAAGAGAAGAGAGATACAGTCTGCTTCTCTAGAAAGCAAATCAGTGTTCATCAAAGCTGGCTGAACTTCATTAGTTGATCCTTTTGCATGATTAATAGGCGTCAATGCACTAACAAGAGTTTCCAGGGCACCACGAACCTGTTGGAATACACTTTCCAATTAACACATTGTTGGGACTTGATATATTAAAGCAAATGGTACAAATCTAAAGGGAAAAAATCGCTCAAAAATTGAAGGACTGAGAGAAACAGGGGACAGTAGCAAGAGTAACAGTCTTGATTCAATAACCAGAATTAAGAACCTTCACAATCTAACTAAACTGTATCCATCATTAATGAGATTGGCACAGCCAGTACATGATACCACAACAGAGTAAGTTTACTATCGGAGCACTGCAtcagctatatatatatatatatatatatatattcaattatgaaaaaatCCTAGAAAAAAGCAATAAATGCTAAAGCTCAAGAGAACATCATAGAACCCTTGTGTGTGGTTGACTAGAATAAATTTCAGAACATTGATTCATAGAAGTTTCCACAACTCAGCTGAGTGAAGAAATTCTACAACACAAAAGTATGAGCTAGGAAGTTCCTCTACATATGACAGATGAATT includes these proteins:
- the LOC108345587 gene encoding golgin candidate 6 isoform X2, with translation MNTDLLSREADCISLLLSLLEEDDFYVRYYTLQILTALLTNSPQRLQEAILTIPRGITRLMDMLMDREVIRNEALLLLTHLTREAEEIQKILVFEGAFEKIFGIIKEEGNSDGGVVVQDCLELLNNLLRSNASNQVLLRETVGLDSLVLILKLRGSSFTFNQQKTINLLSALETIKLLLKGGSESDPGKDMNKQANKTTLVQKKVLEHLLILGVESQWVPVAIRCAAMQCIGDLIVGDSKNRDLLAGKVLGEEPQVEPALNSILRILLRTSNMQEFIAADYILKSFCEKNADGQSMLASTLIPQPYSMNHAFLEDDVSMSFGSMLLHGLTLGENGDLEISCRAASVLSHILKDHLQCKEKVLQIEIEAAPMQSLGALEPLMHRMVKYLAIASSMKSQVGKFSTSENSYVQAIILKLLITWLADCPSAVQCFLDARPHLTYLLELVSNLSETVCIRGFAAVVLGECVIYNKSTDSGKDAFAIVDAISQKIGLSSYFLKFDEMQKSSIFVSVKSSLTYQSFTRSSTSSMVDIEDVDDNDLSEKKNLDHPILSSILDSNFVNLVKSLEADIREQIVEVFSRPKMKVAVVPAELEQRSDESDAEYIKRMKSFVEKQCSEIQDLVLRNATLAEDLAKTGSTLQPEQKGSGGSDRIQIETFRRDLQEASQRLEKLKEERAKVESEAIMYRNLAGKTEADLRSLSDAYNSLEQANLQLENEVKALKREGHSTFPDVEAIKSEAREEAQKESEAELNDLLVCLGQEQSKVDKLSARLLELGEDVDKLLEGIGDEAGAAGDEDEEDDE
- the LOC108345587 gene encoding golgin candidate 6 isoform X1, giving the protein MRMDLMSGYKGVVGLLVGNENSSNEDRYVERLLDRISNGKLPDDRRNAIAELQGVVLENEAFQLAFGAMGFPIMLSVLKEERDDVEMVRGALETLVSALTPINHAKGSTNEVQPALMNTDLLSREADCISLLLSLLEEDDFYVRYYTLQILTALLTNSPQRLQEAILTIPRGITRLMDMLMDREVIRNEALLLLTHLTREAEEIQKILVFEGAFEKIFGIIKEEGNSDGGVVVQDCLELLNNLLRSNASNQVLLRETVGLDSLVLILKLRGSSFTFNQQKTINLLSALETIKLLLKGGSESDPGKDMNKQANKTTLVQKKVLEHLLILGVESQWVPVAIRCAAMQCIGDLIVGDSKNRDLLAGKVLGEEPQVEPALNSILRILLRTSNMQEFIAADYILKSFCEKNADGQSMLASTLIPQPYSMNHAFLEDDVSMSFGSMLLHGLTLGENGDLEISCRAASVLSHILKDHLQCKEKVLQIEIEAAPMQSLGALEPLMHRMVKYLAIASSMKSQVGKFSTSENSYVQAIILKLLITWLADCPSAVQCFLDARPHLTYLLELVSNLSETVCIRGFAAVVLGECVIYNKSTDSGKDAFAIVDAISQKIGLSSYFLKFDEMQKSSIFVSVKSSLTYQSFTRSSTSSMVDIEDVDDNDLSEKKNLDHPILSSILDSNFVNLVKSLEADIREQIVEVFSRPKMKVAVVPAELEQRSDESDAEYIKRMKSFVEKQCSEIQDLVLRNATLAEDLAKTGSTLQPEQKGSGGSDRIQIETFRRDLQEASQRLEKLKEERAKVESEAIMYRNLAGKTEADLRSLSDAYNSLEQANLQLENEVKALKREGHSTFPDVEAIKSEAREEAQKESEAELNDLLVCLGQEQSKVDKLSARLLELGEDVDKLLEGIGDEAGAAGDEDEEDDE